The stretch of DNA CGAGGGCGGACGTCGCTTCGTCCAAGATGAGGATCGGCGGGTTCTTCAGGAACATCCGGGCGATGGCGAGGCGCTGTTTCTGCCCGCCGGACAGTTTCAGTCCGCGTTCACCGATCTGGGTTTCGTACCCATCCGGTAAATCCGCGATGAATTCTTCCAGATGCGCCCGTTTTGCCGCTTCAAAAATCTCTTCATCCGTCGCATCGAGCTTGCCGTATGCAATATTTTCTTTGACCGTCCCGGTAAAGAGGAACACGTCTTGCTGGACGATGCCGATTTGGCTGCGCAGCGACTTCTGTGTCATCTGGCGGATATCAAGTCCGTCAATCGTGATCTGTCCTTCCTGTACATCATAGAAACGGGGGATCAGCGAACAGATCGTCGTTTTGCCTGCGCCTGACGGACCGACGAAGGCGACCGTTTGGCCGGCTTTGATTGACAGGCTGATGTTTTGCAGCACGGGTTTATTGCCGTCGTAGCCGAACGTGACGTCTGCCAGTTGGATGTCACCGTTCAAATGGGGGACATCGATGGCGTCCGGCGCGTCTTGAATGTCCGGTTCTTCGTTCATCAGTTGGCGGAATCGGCTGAATCCAGCCATCCCCTTCGGATACATCTCGAGCAATGCACTGATCTTATCAATCGGTTTCGTAAGGATGTTGACGAACAGGATGAAACTGACAAACTCTCCGGATGTCAATTGTCCGTTGAACGTAAACCAAGAGCCGACGACCAAGACGACGAGAGTCATAATTCGGGTCGACATATAAATGGAAGAGGAAGTCCACGACATCACTTTATAGGCTACCAACTTCGCCAGCCTGAAATTGCCGTTGTCTTGATTGAACCGCTTCATTTCAAAATCTTCGTTCGTGAACGATTTCACGACGCGGGACCCGGAGACCGAATCTTCCACGCGGCCGTTCACTTCGGCGATTTTGCCGTACATATTATGCCAGGCGGCGTTCATTTTCTTATTGCAGTACGTGATAATTACAATCAGAACGGGCACCATGACAAGTGTGATGAGCGCCAGCTCTGGATTGATGGAATACATGAGTCCAAAGGCGCCGATGATTGTCATGATGGCGATGAAGGCATCTTCCGGCCCGTGATGCGCAAATTCACCGATATCGAACAGGTCGGTTGTGATGCGGGTCATAATATGCCCGGTTTTCGTATTGTCGAAAAACCGGAACGACTGCCGCTGAACATGTTCGAACAGTTCTCGGCGCATATCCGTTTCGATATTGATGCCGAGCTTATGGCCGAAATAGTTGACGACGAACTGCAGAAACGTGCTCAATATGTAAATTAAGAGCAGGAGAACGCTGACCGTCGCGATCCGTCCCCAATCACCGGAAGGGAGCAGGCTATCGATGAACCATTGAACGGCAACCGGAAAGGCGAGCTCCAGCAAAGCGACAAACACCGCACTCGAAAAGTCTATGATGAACAATCTGCGGTGCGGTTTGTAATAGGAGAAAAATTGTTTTAGCATAGTGTGTCCTCTCAAGTGAAGTAATCCGTATTGGAAATAAAAAGAAACCATTCCATGGCGAATGGCTGCTGCTTTCGGGATAGATTCTTTTTCAATAAGAATTATATCATATTTTGGCCAACTCCAAAGGTGACAGTCACCTTTGCAATTCAGACACAATTCCGAATTATAAGGAGACTGTCACCAATGGTCCTAATCCCTCATTCGGGATCTCGCGTTTTAGCATTCCTGCTGTTGTCACCAAAGTCCTCTGCGAACTCTTGACTCCGGTTTTCATACTGGTTATTCGTATTGCTGTTGCTGTTGCGATTGTCTTTGTAGACGTGATGGGGATTGTGCGTTCTCTCGTTCATCGTCTTTTTATTATTCTTATTCATCGTCGGTCACCTCCTACAGCGTACTATGCTCGGACGACGGTGGATGTATACGCAGACAGCCGAGGCGTCAAGGTTTTATCGAAAGTGTAAGGCAGTATTGAATTATCGCGTAACTTTTACAAGTCTAGTATAATGGACAAGACACCACCAGTGATTTGACAGCAAAGAACAGGAAGAAATTAGCGGTGGCAATGAATTAGAGAAGGGAATTGGATAGGATGACAATTGAAAAGTTGCAAGAAGGTTCGAAGAATATGAATGCGGCAATCCAGGAAATGGTGAAATTGATCGAAGCGGCAGATACCTCGTTATTGTACCAAAAACCATCCGAAGAAGAATGGTCTGTCATGCAAATTGCAAGCCATGTCATCGAAGCGGTGGAGTTCTGGGCAGCTGATTTGGAAGCGTTGCTAATCGTGCCAGGCGCAAAATGGGGACGCAACCACGAACATGTCCGGCGCTTGGCTGCTGTCGAGGAAACCTATGTGTCGGGTGTGACAGCCGAAGAGGCGACGCGTCGTCTACAAGCGCTCATGCCGCTTGTAGACCAGGCGTTCTCGAAAGTGCAGGAAGAAGATTTGGCGAAAACCGCTCCAAGCTACAATCCAAACTTCGATGGCAAACCGCTATCTTTCCTGATTGACCATCTGCTAATCAAACATGTAGAAGGACATTTGGGACAGATGGAGCGTCATTTGGAGAAAGTGAAAAAACAGGCAGTCAACTAAAAGTCATTGGGATGGCCATAAGCACAAGAGACGCAACCATGCTCTCTTGTGCTTTTTTGGTGCCAGGCACTCAAACATTCATGTTTGTTTAAACAATCATGAATGTTTGAACTTTCGCGTTTGTTTTGGTGCCTGGCACCGGTTTCGTTGTCCATGATATGATAGAGAAATGGTTTCTTGAACTATTAGGATCGTGGAAAGTAGGCATGAACGTGGAGCAAGCAGTTTCGAAACAGTCAGTATTCTCCTGCGGTCTCAGTGTGACGGACAATGCCCGCAGGGGGATTTCCAAATATGCGAAAGATGAATTCGCCTTTTTTGCGATGCAGCAGGCGTTTGACGTACATATTGAAAAGGGGCCGATCAACAAACATGGGAACATGGCGTTTTCGGTTTTCTTTGATAATGAAATGAATGAGGCGTTGGCTGCCCATTTGAACGGCAGGGTGGCGGTGATGGAGTGCGTCACTAAAAATGACGGTTTTCTGGCAACCGGTTTTCATGTACGGGGCCGTTCCGAACCGGTCCGCACGAATCGCCGCTGCTCCACCCGATTGAAGTTTCAGATCGGCCGTCCGATGCCTTTGCCGCTTGAATTGTATACGAGCCTCCGGGAGCTGCCCGTGGCGGCGGAGCGTTCGGAGTATGTCCAGAAACGGATCTCCAGCTGGGAAGGGTATTTGCGTATCCAGGAACGCAATGCGGATGCAGAAGATGTCATCACTTCATTCACAAAAGCCCGATTGAATGAGGATTTCAGCAAGTTGCGTGTCAGTTGTCATGGATTGAAGGCGAATGAATGGAAAACGATCACGGGATTTAGCGCGAAGTTCAAAGGGCAGTCGCATGATTTTGGACAAGTCGTCCAAGCGAACCGATCGCAAAGCATTGTGGAGATCGAATTGAACCGCAAATACCAGGCCATGGCCCGCCGACAGGAATGGCCATCCGCCAACCATCAGGATCTCGTCTTCAGCAATTTTGCGGAACTAAGCCAAGTGAAACGGCTGCGGAAAGGCTTCAAGGATCTCCAAGATGGGCTTGCCGCCAATCCGAACTTGGAGAAGATCCTGTTCGAGGAACGCCCGGTCGTCCGTATTTCCAAAAAACAGCTCGACCTCGAATTCCACAACAATTTGAATGAATTCCAAAGGGAGGCGGTCACGGGAGCAATGACAGCGAACGATCTATATGTCATCCAAGGACCTCCCGGGACAGGGAAAACGACGGTCATTTCGGAGATTTGCCATCAAAATGTGAAAGCCGGCCTCCGAACCCTCGTCGCTTCTCAAGCGAATCTGGCGGTCGACAACGCCCTGGGCAGATTGCTGACCCACCAAGATATCCGGATTTTGCGCTACGGCAGGACGGAGAGCATCGAGGAAGAGGGGAAGCGGTTCATCGAGGAAAATGTCGCTTCTTATTGGAGGGACCAAACGTTGCGCACGGTGCAGGAGCATCTTCATTCCTACGCAAAACGAAAAAAGCAGTTGGAGCGGGAGCTCGACCAAGGCGTGCAGCGCAAAGAAAAATATGTCCAAGACTTGGAATCCATCGCGGAGCGGATTCGTTTAAAAGAGGCGGCCCATACCGAGCAGCAAACCATTGTGAAAGAGTGGAAACGCTTGAACGCCAAGACGGAAGAGCTCCAGAAGGAACTGGAAAACCTCGTTCAAGCGAAAACGGAGCTGAACCGATCAGCCGAACAACTCGATGAAGAAATCGGGCAAATCGAAGCGTTTCTTCATGTAAACAGCGACAAGCTGGAACAGGAATCTGAAATCGAACGCTTGAAAGGGCAAATGGCTCACTTGCGCAATGAAATCGCCTACCGGGAAACATTGCA from Bacillus sp. OxB-1 encodes:
- a CDS encoding ABC transporter ATP-binding protein; the protein is MLKQFFSYYKPHRRLFIIDFSSAVFVALLELAFPVAVQWFIDSLLPSGDWGRIATVSVLLLLIYILSTFLQFVVNYFGHKLGINIETDMRRELFEHVQRQSFRFFDNTKTGHIMTRITTDLFDIGEFAHHGPEDAFIAIMTIIGAFGLMYSINPELALITLVMVPVLIVIITYCNKKMNAAWHNMYGKIAEVNGRVEDSVSGSRVVKSFTNEDFEMKRFNQDNGNFRLAKLVAYKVMSWTSSSIYMSTRIMTLVVLVVGSWFTFNGQLTSGEFVSFILFVNILTKPIDKISALLEMYPKGMAGFSRFRQLMNEEPDIQDAPDAIDVPHLNGDIQLADVTFGYDGNKPVLQNISLSIKAGQTVAFVGPSGAGKTTICSLIPRFYDVQEGQITIDGLDIRQMTQKSLRSQIGIVQQDVFLFTGTVKENIAYGKLDATDEEIFEAAKRAHLEEFIADLPDGYETQIGERGLKLSGGQKQRLAIARMFLKNPPILILDEATSALDTETERIIQESLEELSENRTTLVIAHRLTTIRNADRVIVVTPDGIEEEGTYSELVEQGGMFARLHANQV
- a CDS encoding DinB family protein; its protein translation is MTIEKLQEGSKNMNAAIQEMVKLIEAADTSLLYQKPSEEEWSVMQIASHVIEAVEFWAADLEALLIVPGAKWGRNHEHVRRLAAVEETYVSGVTAEEATRRLQALMPLVDQAFSKVQEEDLAKTAPSYNPNFDGKPLSFLIDHLLIKHVEGHLGQMERHLEKVKKQAVN